TGCAGGACGCATCTGCACACGCATAAGCTGTTTTAATTACTTCGATAGGGTCCTCAGCAGGATACCGTCTCTGCGTAAAGACCAGGTTAAGAGGTTCAAAAAAAGTTTTAATAGCCACAACCCCACAGTAGGATAGCCGGGCAATCCTATGGGATCCGCGTAGTTAGAGTTAGAGCCAGTTTTAGTGTTGCGCTATAGTCTCGATAGTGTATGCGATCGGCCTCAAAGATGAGTGTGTCGCACAATACCATTTGGCCACTGTTTAGCTGAAGGCTGGGGTTAATGTAGCTGCGTGGCTCAATGACGATCAATATGCTGCGCACTGTTGGACAAAGCGCTGGGCTAGATGGGGGTATTGGCCCCAGTGAAGATGGAGATAAGTCGCCAGGAGGCGATCGCCGTACCACCCTTCTCGCTGCGGCTTGGCGTCGGGATTAAGGGACTGGGTTTGCCAGAGGGGATAGGCGATGGGCAGCGGCTGTGCCCCAGTGTTCGCAGCTCTTGCTCCCATGCTCTCTTCCTGGATGATCGCCGATCGATGAAATTCATGGCCCCAAACAGTTTCACCCGTAGCGATGAGGGTTGTCGGGTGTAAGGCCGTGGCCTGTCGATAGCCCAACACCAGGCGATCGCCCATTGCGACTGTACAGGGCAACACCCCGACCATTTCCCAGGCCCGCTGTTCAAAATCAATTAACCGTTCTGCCAGATACATCAGCCCGCCACATTCAGCATAAGTGGGCATCCCCGCCCTGATCGCCGCCTGCACCGCCCGTCGCACCGCCTGATTGTGTTCTAACGCCGGGGCAAACATTTCCGGAAACCCGCCCCCAAAGTAAAGCCCCTGGATATTGGCTGGTAGGGTTGCGTCTTGCAGCGGACTCCAAAAGCAGAGGTCTGCCCCCAGTTGTCGCAAGAGATCCAGGTTGTCGGCGTAATAGAAACTGAAAGCCCGATCGTAGGCCACCGCGATCGCCACCAAACGAACCCCTGGATAAAAAAACGATCCATCCGCCAGGGTAGGGGCGGGTTGCACCATCAGCGATGGGGTATCGACACCAGGGTTGTCAAACCCGCCCTCCGAACCATCCGTATTGACCTTGAACAGCGGCAATAGGACATCCCAATCAAAACACTGTTCCGCCAGATCAGCGAGGCGATCGAAAAACCTGGGCAGATCATCCAATTCTGCCGTTGGCACCAACCCCAGGTGGCGATCGGGGATCGTCAACTCTGCCTGACGGTGGATTACGCCTAAAACGGGGGGGGCATTCCCTTGTCTGGCTTGCAAGTAATCGAGGGCTTGGGTGAGAAGTTGCCGATGCCGATCGCTGCCCACCCGATTCAACACCACCCCTGCAATTTGCACATCAGGGTCAAACTGTTGATAACCGTCGACGATCGCCGCGATCGATCCCGAAAGGTGACGACAATCCAGAACCAAGAGGACAGGTAGATTCAGCAACTGGGCAATGTGGGCCGTACTGGCATAGGCAGCAGCCATTGCGGAGGACTTTGACTTTTGACTTTTGACTTTTGACTTTTGACACCTACCGGGAATCTCAACCCCATCAAACAACCCCATCACCCCTTCAATCAGCGCATAGTCCGCCGTTTGCGTGTGGGTGTGAAAACAAGTCTGAACATAGCGGGGGGAAGTGAGAATCGGATCGAGATTGCGACAAGGGCGGCCCGTGACAGCTTGATGGAACATCGGGTCAATGTAGTCCGGACCGACCTTGAAGGACTGCACCTGTAATCCCCGCCGCCGCAGGGCCGCCAACAGAGCCAGGGTAACCGTGGTTTTGCCAACGCCGCTGCGTTCTCCGGCAATCACTAAGGACATGAGGGCCAGTTGTTGTTAAAGTTTGCGTTCAAGGGCTGCTTTGCTGTCGGCTTGTCTGGTTTATTCTGCTTGTACAGTATGCGCTGATATTGGCGCAATGCTTCTGCGGAGACGCTACGCGATCGTTGGCTATGACCTTTCTCTCCCTAATCTACGGTGTGTTTCTCCTGAGTGTGCTGGGGATTTACTGGTCTGCCCAGACCCAGACGCAACGCCTGTGGGCCTTAGTGGTCACCAGTTTGCTTTTCTATGCGGCCTTGCCCACCCCAGGAGGACCCAGCCCAGTCTATAGCCTGCTGTTGCCCATTTTCTCCATTTTCCTACTGATGACCAGTGCCGTGGTTAATTTCTGGCTAGGCCGATCGCTTAGCCAACGATCGGCCCTTGCCCTCCACGGCGATCCCAACCTATCGGAAGCCGAGTGGCAGTTTGCCCAGGAGGAATGGAACTATCGCCGCACCTGGATTCTGGCCTCTGGCATTGTCTTTAACGTTGTCCTGCTCCTGAGCTTCAAATATACACCCTTTTTCCTGCGTACGATCGGCACCCTCATGGGGTCCAGTGTGGTGCTGACAACGGCGGATGCGATCGCGGCCACGGTTATTCCCCCCTTGGGTCTAAGTTTCTTTTGCTTCGAGTGCATTGCCTATTTAATTGATATTTATCGCGGTGCCCCGGCAGCTCCCCAATTTTTGAAATTTGCCGCCTATAAATTTTTCTTCCCCAAGCTGATTTCCGGTCCCATCACCCGTTATCACCACCTGGCCATCCAGTTTAAGTCTGTGACGATGCCCACGCCCGATCGCGTTGCCGAAGGCTTGTGGTTGATCGCCTGTGGGGCGCTGAAAAAGGGACTCGTGGCCGATAATTTGGGACGGTATGTGGATTTAGTGTTTAATCCCGATACCGGTAATTTATTGCGGGCAGGGAGTGGCGATCTGGGGTTAGCGACGGCTGCTTATGGGTTGCAACTGTATCTTGACTTCAGCGGCTATGTGGATGTGGCCCTAGGGAGCGCCCTTTTACTAGGGTTAAATCTACCGCAGAACTTTGATTTCCCCTACTGCACCACCAGCATTGCCGACTTCTGGCGACGCTGGCATATTACCTTAGGTGACTGGCTGCGAAACTATCTCTACTTTCCCCTGGGTGGCTCACGTCAGGGCCTCTGGCGCACCTGCCTTAACCTGATGATGGTGATGTTAGTGGCTGGGATCTGGCACGGAGCAAATTGGGGGTTTATTGTCTGGGGGGCGCTCCACGGGTTGGCTCTGGTTGTGCATCGCCTCACCGATAGTCAAAGTCGCCGCCGCGCCTGGTTAAGTACCTGGTGGCTGAGCTTACCCGGCATGGCGATCGCCTGGTTTGTTACCCAGCTCGTTGTTTTCCTGACCTGGATTTTCTTCCGCCTGCCGAACCTGAAGGACTCCCTGTGGGTCGTCAGCCACCTGTGGGGACAAACCGCTGATGCCCAGTTTGTCCAAAAAATCTATGTTGAAACCCTGCATCTAGGTCGCCCAACCATTGCCCTGCTTTTGCTAGCCATTATGGTGATTATGGGGCTGCTTTACCAAAGTCGTCAAATTCTGAAACTGCAATTGAATTGGCCGATTAAGCTCTTTCTCGTCCCCCTCTGCCTCTATGCCGTCTGGCAACTCGGCCCGGAAGGCACCCTCCCCTATATTTACTTTGATTTCTAAATTTTTGATCTCTAAATTACAGCCTTTACCTCAATCATAAAGTACAGTTTTACCGGGGTAGGATGGGGGCAGCCCGCTAGTGCAGCCCTCACCCTAAATCCTTCTCCCAGAGCCGGAGAGGGATTTAGGGTGAGGGTTAGCTTCTCCCCACTTGGGAGAAGGGGGGTGGGGGATGAGGACTGCCGGTTGGATCGAGATCCAAGCCTTAACTTTGTACTGAGTAAATTAGGTAAAGGCTGTAAAATGTCTAGTCGTTATATAATTCAGGCTGAAACAGCGTCCTCACCCCCAGCCCCTCTCCCAGGGCGGGAGAGGGGAGTGAAAAACTGTATTGTTCTTATTTGGATTGACCATAAAGTTTGAATTTTTGCATTGGCCCTACCCCAGATTATCAAGTTGATGACGAGCTGCATCCAGCGCCATCCGCTGCTCAGCCTCGACGATCGCCCGATAAGTAGCCCTCACAGCTTCAACCTCTACCGAAATCGAATCAATCCCCCAACGCACCAATTGTTCAACCATTCCCAGATCCCGACTCGGTGCTTGGCCACAGATTGAGCAAGGAATCCCTAGCTGATGGCTTTGCTCAATCAGTTGCGCGATCGCTCGCAATACCGCTGGATGGCGATCGTCGAGATAAGTACTCAACTGGGGATGATCGCGATCAATGCCTAACAACAATTGCGTTAAATCATTAGTTCCAATCGACACCCCCTGCACCCCCGCCGCCACATAGTCCGGTAACAACAGGAGTACTGACGGTACCTCAGCCATCAGCCAGAGTTGCAGGGCATCCCGATCGAGATCCGATTGCTCAACCCGCTCCCGACAGAACTGGAATTCCTCTACTGTGCGCACAAAGGGTAGCAACAGATGCAAGTTCCGGTAACCCGCCTGTTGCACTGCGGCGAGGGCTGCTAATTCCACCTCAAACAGAGTTGGGTTGAACCAATAGGCTGCTGCTCCCCGTAGCCCCAACATCGGATTTGCCTCCGGTGGCTGGCTGGG
This DNA window, taken from Trichothermofontia sichuanensis B231, encodes the following:
- a CDS encoding cobyrinate a,c-diamide synthase codes for the protein MSLVIAGERSGVGKTTVTLALLAALRRRGLQVQSFKVGPDYIDPMFHQAVTGRPCRNLDPILTSPRYVQTCFHTHTQTADYALIEGVMGLFDGVEIPGRCQKSKVKSQKSKSSAMAAAYASTAHIAQLLNLPVLLVLDCRHLSGSIAAIVDGYQQFDPDVQIAGVVLNRVGSDRHRQLLTQALDYLQARQGNAPPVLGVIHRQAELTIPDRHLGLVPTAELDDLPRFFDRLADLAEQCFDWDVLLPLFKVNTDGSEGGFDNPGVDTPSLMVQPAPTLADGSFFYPGVRLVAIAVAYDRAFSFYYADNLDLLRQLGADLCFWSPLQDATLPANIQGLYFGGGFPEMFAPALEHNQAVRRAVQAAIRAGMPTYAECGGLMYLAERLIDFEQRAWEMVGVLPCTVAMGDRLVLGYRQATALHPTTLIATGETVWGHEFHRSAIIQEESMGARAANTGAQPLPIAYPLWQTQSLNPDAKPQREGWYGDRLLATYLHLHWGQYPHLAQRFVQQCAAY
- a CDS encoding MBOAT family O-acyltransferase, producing MTFLSLIYGVFLLSVLGIYWSAQTQTQRLWALVVTSLLFYAALPTPGGPSPVYSLLLPIFSIFLLMTSAVVNFWLGRSLSQRSALALHGDPNLSEAEWQFAQEEWNYRRTWILASGIVFNVVLLLSFKYTPFFLRTIGTLMGSSVVLTTADAIAATVIPPLGLSFFCFECIAYLIDIYRGAPAAPQFLKFAAYKFFFPKLISGPITRYHHLAIQFKSVTMPTPDRVAEGLWLIACGALKKGLVADNLGRYVDLVFNPDTGNLLRAGSGDLGLATAAYGLQLYLDFSGYVDVALGSALLLGLNLPQNFDFPYCTTSIADFWRRWHITLGDWLRNYLYFPLGGSRQGLWRTCLNLMMVMLVAGIWHGANWGFIVWGALHGLALVVHRLTDSQSRRRAWLSTWWLSLPGMAIAWFVTQLVVFLTWIFFRLPNLKDSLWVVSHLWGQTADAQFVQKIYVETLHLGRPTIALLLLAIMVIMGLLYQSRQILKLQLNWPIKLFLVPLCLYAVWQLGPEGTLPYIYFDF